The nucleotide window TCCAAGAACAAGACAAGACTTGAAATATGTTCTGGTACATCGGGGATGCATCTGTTTGCTTCCACATTCGATAAATCTCTCATAGGCGCTCACCGCATGATTTCAGATTCtcttaatactgtaaatgcattgttcgcgtggttttgattcgtggtaggaagaaaattgaatgttcgcggtggttttaagcttgcgtttgagacaatagtagaggGCTTAGGagaacaaaaatgttcgcggtggttttaagttcgcggcgaagagcttacggcgaaaactgcgaacataaaaccaccgcgaacatttctgtatttacagaaatattttatattttcacTGGGCCTGCTGTTACAGAACGGAAAAAAACATCAGTTCTCTAATCTAGAATATGAAAATTCCACAAATTGTTTGATTTTATGAAGACTTTCTATGGTGTAACAGAGAAGAGCTGTATAGTAGAAATACTAGAGTTATGGAATGGaatgttgtttcatttttccAGCATGGTGAACAAACGGCAGACCTACTCTGACGACAGTTCGGGTTCTGAGAAGAACAATCTGGCCAGGGCGTCTCGTCTGTCCAGTCAGGACAACGGAAATTCAACCAATAACAGCTTCCTTCACGGAAACCTTCAGACTTTCGGTGGCCACGACAACCGTGCTTTTGATTGGAGGCCAACTGTTGAGAATGTGCCGGTTGATCAGGTAAGCAACAAGGGTCCACATGGAATTTGGGGATTTTACTTTTAATCCATCATTTCTTGAGTTGGTAATCGAATTGATAAAAtgactttgtacacaaccatgtttttttttattaaccaatgtttcgatgaccatctgtcaccttcctcgagGCAATTCTTATTGCACTGCAGTGTAGGTGTCGCTGCTCAAAGATGCGCTCCCAAAACGATGGCCGCctaaacgtcggttgaataaatcacttggttgtgtacaaagagcctttttattcagtgacttaccaacctgatgaaactattcaacgGCATTTGGCAATTCTTATCTATGTTAGTCCTAAACCCCCCGTCGTAGGAATCAGTACATACATTGAAACAGTTaacagtatactagtatgtttatTAGGTACGCTTAAATTGATGATGTTTATTTCTGCTCCACATGCAGAAATTCAAGCTTCCCCGAGCTCGAGTCTCGACCAGCAACAACGAGTGGTGAACAACTCACCAGGTCAGTTTGTCTAATCTCTGTACTAACTAGCGTCCAAATGTTTGCACAATAGATAACCTATTGATAGTTTAGTCGGAGCAAAGTATCGCTTTATCTTCAACAAGATTACCACTGTAGGTTTCAttatgaatagaaatgctctttttacacaaccaaaagatttattccaccaacgtttcggtgaccatctgtcaccttcttcaaggcaattctgactgattcacatagcaatgcagcacaagtgttgctgcttatacctgtgctgcattgttatgtgaaccagtcagaattgccttgaagaaggtgacagatggtcaccgaaacgtcggtggaataaatctcttggttgtgtaaaaagagaatttctattcagtgacttaccagcctgatgaaactattcacggaggttTCATTATGGTTGTCAAATACATCCATTATCaagatacagatagatacacaCTAGATAATCTTAATTGAGTAAGCAATATTGGTAATTGtaggaaaacaaaatcatatccataATGCCACTAGACGCTATGCCCTATGCGGGGTCTTGTACTGCATAGGTAAAGATGTAGACAAATCTCCCATCGAAAAACAAGTCTGTTCGTCTATCACTACTATAACTGgaaagcgaggagaagttgaaattttgaaaatgatagTTTATTTGGTATTTATGTATTGTTGTGACCAGTGTGGCAAAATGTGCAAAAAAGGTCTTTATTCATACATTTATTGTTCATAGTGGTTTGAGGATGAAAATACTGCATTGACATTTAAAAGCATGTGAGAGTGAcatgtgttgttgttatgtTGCCAAACCTTTATTCATGTCACATTGTTCAGGATACTTTGACACAGCGGTGCTTGACATACCTTTGTCCGTTTATTTTCTAGAATAACGCTGACTGACTTCCAAGACCTTAGACGACATTCATCACAACAACGAATCTTTGTCCAAGTGCCTTGTATGTGCTGCCACCTACGAAACTAAGTATACGCTTCTAAAGTTGGGAGCCAAACAACAATTCATGGatctgtttatatatatatatcgttaTTTACATGCATGTCACAGTATGCtaaaaactgtatattttcaTATGCGAAATCGTTTTAGCGGAAAAGCCGTTGGCAACATATTTTTGTAGAGTAGCAGTAAGTTACATAGAATAGTCTGTATAGTACGATATTATGCAATGGTGTTTCTGAGCAAGTCTATGAAAACTGTGACATGTAAGAAGAAGAATGATCTGTGTAGACTTCGACGTTACACATTATCATACCTCACTAttcatattgtacatttttaatgTTGTTAACCTTGCAACAAAAAACTTGTATTGTTATATGATGAATACCACTTATATTAAGCTAATTTCTATACAACGTAAGGACAtatttaaatgtacaatgttatggaaactttgttttgctttttctatttatgatattatgagCTTCTTAAGTCTCTGATGTATTGGAGTGAAATCTATCGCTTTTTCAATGTACATAATCGAATCTTCCTCAATTTGAAGATTGTTGTGTTGATATTGACGAAGTATCAACTTTTATGACTTTTACATTCATAGACTTTATTGAATAAATGAGTCTATCAATATAAACTTGTGTCATTGATAAGGATTTATTCTTTGAAGGCTCTTTTTAAAAGGGTACTGTATATTATATGATGATAAACTGCAACAGCAGAAGCTGTTGACCTGAAGATCTATCATCAATTATGTATAAAGAGCGAAAAACGAAGCTTCATTATCAAAACTTTGTTGGAAAAAAGCTGACCTGTATTTCCATAATTCATGTCAAACAAATTGTGCTTGTATGTAACAAAAACTCATTCCATCATTcaagaaaagacaaaataaatgtcTCGGTACAAAATCGAAGACAATTTGACACTCCTTTTTGAGGCTGCAAAGAACCCATTGAATTCTTTGAATTAAGCATTCTAATTCATACATGCAAAGTCACTGCATAATTAACTTGTAGTGGTCGCGCCCATTTTGAATACGCTGGCGGTATCACGGCGACCCCTGTCTGTTTTTGTCAGTACTGCAGGGTCACTATCCATGACTGCAGTTTTGAGAAGAATCGATAGTAGTCGTTACTAGACCGTCTATGGCCCGATTCTCCAAGAAATCCGCGAAGGTGTAGAAATCTTTTGTCTCAATGGCGCGGCCTGTACTGCAGAGAAATAGATAGCAGCAGTGGTCATGACGAAACAGAACACACTCTGTACCCCCCGTAATTCATGTTACATTACACTCCGGTGGCTTTCTGAGCTGTACTTTACTCAATACACAATGTACTCTGTACTGTCCGGTACAGATTCGATTTATCAATATTCTGTGCGTCATCTGAATTGCCACCGCACTAACACATGGCAAGTATCTTGAAAACACAGAGTTCAGTGTTTTCAAACTCATACACGTAACCCTAACTGTTGGCACAGGTCTTTCTGAAGGATCAATTTTCTTGTAATCTACGTGCAAAGAGCtggaaattttcatgaatgaaaCAGTAGTGCATTGTAAACATGCATATTTCCCACGTAAGTGCCACAATGTTGTATCCTTTATCAGATCACGTACTACATACGCGTTGCCGAGGAACTGTGGGAACCAACTGCTGTTTTCCCTCCTCATTTTACTGATAACGTTCTTCAGAATTCCAAAAACACAATCATATTCAAAGGCACCATTGATTATAAGACCTTCGAGACAAACGAACATCACATTTGCAGAGGAGCCTATGAAACAATTTCCTTCAGCATTTCCTCGTATATGAAGCTATTGTTTATCAAAACGCAGACGGAATGTAGTTGACCAAGGTGCAAACAAACGTCGCGTTGCCTTTGATAACACGTGTACTTTGGGTTCCATTACGTAAATATGGATATTTCACGGGCCCTTTGGTCTCCCCAAGGGAATAACACCTGTTACACATTAAAAGACTGTTGCAAAAGTTAACAGTAGTCTCTGAAACGAACTCATTTTAGACAGCTGATCAGATTTTGTCTATAACAAGGACAACCGACGAGAAAGTTGACACATATCTTTGGTTGAaattgacaaaataaaaatgctATTTTCTAAACGTTTCAATCAGTCTTTTTGATTTAATAATACACAAGTAAGGGCGATGGGTGGTTTCAGAAATATTGAAGTTTTGCAACATATCTAGAACAAACTTCCCACGTTACTTTGACCAGGGTATCAGGCCACTTTCTAACACTGAATTTGTCAGACGCAACGACTTGTAGCACAGCGATACGTCGCTAAAAACTGCGGTCAACCATTCTCAATATTGGGACAAACGCTAGCCCAAGGATTTATCAAGATTGACATTATGAAAGAGAGTGCACTAGAACGTGTtacagatttttaaaagtttgactGTCACGAATATCAAGAGACATGGATTACAGGGTGGTGTCGGTCATCCTGGTGACCATAGCCATCTTACAAGGTGAGTAATCGTCCGTATCCAATGCCTATACCTTTATTGCAAACATGTGTTAAGTTGAATATACAATTTGACCATATCAAACCCGTCGAAAGCTGGGCAATGATGCTGAATATGTAGCTTTATGTATATACCCTTCCAGTCGCAGTCCTCGGTGAATGTTGTCGTTTAACGCGCTGAGTATTCTGATAGCTGTCGATGATCTGTTAGAACCGCAATGTGTTTGTCTATAACATGGCATTGTTTAAGAGAAGAGTTTATAAGAGTGCCGTCTGAGTATTTTTCTACAGCAAGATTGAAGGTGGGGTAGGTGGTGTTaatcaatatcaaatatcaCGTGTGGATAATGTGATCAGTATGCAAACAGTAAGCGGCATAAACGAATAGATAAAGACAACTCTACTGCCACCACAACTACGCTCAGCACCATTATTTCTATTTCTACATCTGTCAATACAACAGCAACCTACACCACCGTCTCCGCCACCGCCACTGAGAAACCTGTTGCGACAGGAAAACCTGGTAAGTGCTATTTGTCAGGATTACATTATTTCTGCTTATGTATTTACGTGCCAGTTTTGCACAATAACCTCATGAATACACTGCACTGCACTGCACAATAACACCATtagtacattatatatatatattttttcttatcCTTCATGAGAAACGTGAATACATTTTCTTTAATGTTATGAAAATGCGGCACTGCTGACTTCACAATTTAAAAAGTCCAAACCGCAGACTCTCAGTGGTTGGCGGGAAGAACGCACGTATTCTGGGTGTA belongs to Branchiostoma lanceolatum isolate klBraLanc5 chromosome 15, klBraLanc5.hap2, whole genome shotgun sequence and includes:
- the LOC136421282 gene encoding uncharacterized protein, translated to MTKDTQDINDEMPLYSMVNKRQTYSDDSSGSEKNNLARASRLSSQDNGNSTNNSFLHGNLQTFGGHDNRAFDWRPTVENVPVDQKFKLPRARVSTSNNEW